In one Bacteroidia bacterium genomic region, the following are encoded:
- a CDS encoding GH3 auxin-responsive promoter family protein — protein MALINSLMSWIMKNRIHQMELFIRYPHDVQAEWLSRLLNEAQHTEWGKKFDYKSIETKEVFK, from the coding sequence ATGGCCTTGATTAATTCCCTCATGTCCTGGATTATGAAAAACAGAATCCATCAAATGGAACTGTTTATTCGTTATCCGCACGATGTTCAGGCTGAATGGCTTTCACGTTTACTAAACGAAGCCCAACACACCGAATGGGGCAAAAAGTTTGACTATAAATCAATCGAAACCAAGGAGGTTTTTAAACA